In the Microbispora sp. ZYX-F-249 genome, one interval contains:
- a CDS encoding LacI family DNA-binding transcriptional regulator translates to MTEGPTITTIAQRAGVSIASVSRVLNGLPTREDTVRRVMRAADELGYVPNSVARSLRNRRTDQVAFAMADIGNPVYVAMVREIQPVLKEAGYRLLIHSTDGDAEDELGVLRGLRERYVDGLIISPLRGVTEEHVRAIVAARAPVVVIGALPEGMPEGAPVDNVRTDSRTGVRLALDHLHAIGRRRIGFLNGPLDTVPGAARAAAYREALEALGLPYDEDLVEVGDFYRDSGARAARALLSRAPGLDALMCANDLIALGALDVLREHGRDVPGDVAVVGMDDTDLASVTWPTLTSVSLGSAERGRAAATLLLDRLQNGPREPRVTVVRPSLTVRGSTAVPGPPGAAGDGR, encoded by the coding sequence GTGACCGAGGGTCCCACGATCACCACGATCGCGCAACGCGCCGGTGTGTCGATCGCCTCGGTGTCACGGGTGCTCAACGGGCTTCCGACGCGTGAGGACACCGTGCGGCGCGTCATGCGCGCGGCAGACGAGCTCGGCTACGTGCCCAACTCGGTCGCCCGCTCGCTCCGCAACCGCCGCACCGACCAGGTCGCCTTCGCGATGGCCGACATCGGCAACCCGGTCTACGTGGCGATGGTGCGCGAGATCCAGCCGGTGCTGAAGGAGGCCGGCTACCGGCTCCTCATCCACTCCACCGACGGCGACGCCGAGGACGAGCTCGGCGTGCTGCGCGGGCTGCGCGAGCGCTACGTGGACGGCCTCATCATCAGCCCGCTGCGGGGCGTGACCGAGGAGCACGTGCGGGCGATCGTCGCCGCGCGCGCCCCCGTCGTCGTCATCGGCGCGTTACCGGAAGGCATGCCGGAGGGCGCGCCGGTCGACAACGTGCGGACCGACTCGAGGACCGGCGTCCGGCTCGCGCTCGACCACCTGCACGCCATCGGCAGGCGGCGCATCGGCTTCCTCAACGGTCCGCTCGACACCGTTCCCGGCGCCGCCCGCGCCGCCGCCTACCGGGAGGCCCTGGAGGCGCTGGGCCTGCCGTACGACGAGGACCTGGTCGAGGTGGGCGACTTCTACCGCGACAGCGGCGCCCGCGCCGCGCGGGCGCTGCTGTCGCGCGCGCCCGGCCTGGACGCGCTGATGTGCGCCAACGACCTGATCGCGCTCGGCGCCCTCGACGTGCTGCGCGAGCACGGCCGGGACGTCCCCGGCGACGTGGCGGTGGTCGGCATGGACGACACCGACCTCGCCTCGGTGACCTGGCCGACGCTGACCAGCGTCTCGCTCGGCTCGGCCGAGCGCGGCAGGGCGGCGGCCACGCTGCTGCTCGACCGGCTGCAGAACGGCCCCCGCGAGCCGAGGGTGACGGTCGTGCGCCCGAGCCTCACCGTCCGCGGCTCGACCGCTGTCCCCGGTCCGCCCGGCGCCGCGGGGGACGGCCGGTGA
- a CDS encoding MFS transporter, whose product MTTVTTRAPAARRTSPALLLTVILAGQFMAVLDATIVNVAAPTMRADLGATGSGLQLVVSGYTVAYAILLITGARLGGLLGYRRLFLTGLVVFTAASLMCGLAPSIGVLIAFRLVQGAGAALMVPQVLSLIQVTFDGAARGRALGVYATVISVGAVVGQVLGGLLVTADLFGTAWRPVFLVNVPVGLALLAAARMLPAAHVRREQRLDVPGLVTLSLSVCLLVVPLVLGHEEDWPLWGWISMGLAVLAFCAFLLVERRAAHPLVPGRLLRAPGVAAAASGVFLVMAAYGGWLFAMALHLQGGLGDSALRAGCLFIPAAAAFGLTSLNWKRLPARMHRPVIVMSAVVTAAGELALAAALAGGGHGEPLLEIAFAAIGAGMAGTFSPLMAVALARVAPADAADASGLLATMLQLGQVVGVAVFGTLFLGLAPSAHAAAVTSLSLAAVSLAAGGCALPLLRTRRSGR is encoded by the coding sequence ATGACCACTGTCACCACCCGCGCGCCGGCCGCGCGGCGGACCTCGCCGGCTCTGCTGCTCACCGTCATCCTGGCGGGGCAGTTCATGGCCGTCCTCGACGCCACCATCGTCAACGTCGCCGCGCCCACGATGCGCGCCGACCTCGGGGCCACCGGCTCCGGGCTGCAACTCGTCGTCTCCGGCTACACGGTGGCGTACGCGATACTGCTGATCACCGGGGCACGCCTCGGAGGGCTGCTCGGCTACCGGCGGCTGTTCCTCACCGGGCTCGTGGTGTTCACGGCCGCGTCGCTGATGTGCGGGCTCGCCCCCTCGATCGGCGTGCTGATCGCCTTCCGGCTGGTGCAGGGCGCGGGAGCCGCCCTGATGGTGCCGCAGGTGCTCAGCCTGATCCAGGTCACCTTCGACGGCGCCGCCCGGGGACGCGCGCTCGGCGTCTACGCCACGGTCATCTCTGTCGGCGCGGTCGTCGGGCAGGTGCTCGGCGGGCTGCTGGTGACCGCCGACCTGTTCGGCACGGCCTGGCGGCCGGTCTTCCTGGTCAACGTGCCGGTCGGGCTCGCGCTGCTGGCCGCCGCCCGCATGCTGCCCGCCGCCCACGTGCGGCGCGAGCAGCGGCTCGACGTGCCCGGCCTGGTGACGCTGTCGCTGTCGGTCTGCCTGCTGGTCGTGCCGCTCGTGCTCGGCCACGAGGAGGACTGGCCGCTGTGGGGGTGGATCTCCATGGGACTGGCGGTGCTCGCGTTCTGCGCGTTCCTGCTCGTGGAGCGGCGGGCGGCGCATCCGCTCGTCCCCGGCCGCCTGCTGCGCGCCCCCGGGGTGGCCGCCGCCGCGTCGGGCGTCTTCCTCGTCATGGCGGCGTACGGCGGCTGGCTGTTCGCCATGGCCCTCCATCTGCAGGGCGGCCTCGGCGACAGCGCCCTGCGGGCGGGCTGCCTGTTCATCCCCGCGGCCGCCGCCTTCGGGCTCACCAGCCTGAACTGGAAGCGGCTGCCGGCCCGCATGCACCGGCCGGTGATCGTCATGTCCGCCGTCGTCACCGCCGCGGGCGAGCTCGCCCTGGCGGCGGCGCTGGCCGGCGGGGGCCACGGCGAGCCGCTGCTGGAGATCGCTTTCGCGGCCATCGGGGCCGGCATGGCGGGCACGTTCAGCCCGCTCATGGCGGTGGCGCTGGCCCGGGTCGCGCCCGCCGACGCGGCCGACGCCAGCGGCCTGCTGGCGACGATGCTCCAGCTCGGCCAGGTGGTCGGCGTGGCCGTCTTCGGCACGCTGTTCCTCGGCCTCGCCCCGTCCGCACACGCCGCCGCGGTGACGTCGCTGTCGCTCGCCGCGGTCTCGCTGGCCGCCGGCGGGTGCGCGCTGCCTCTCCTGCGCACCCGCCGAAGCGGCCGATGA
- a CDS encoding GNAT family N-acetyltransferase has translation MSWNSLERARRLWAELARVPVVFPGPGGVAVVVSPDSMLCPPGWTGVVTLDGAALVTVPDAALAEPSRAALLAGRMDLSLLPALLPVGGVLGPATLAYLDSADFTPARAGIRAERLPPGHPDVGGLVASAGGQDAEESGVEEITSAIWVVRDGRDVVAAAGYRPWLDTAAQLSVLTAARCRGRGLARVVASAAVAGALADGLLPQWRARTEPSRRVAGALGFRESGAQISLLVER, from the coding sequence GTGTCGTGGAATTCGCTGGAGCGGGCCCGCCGGTTGTGGGCGGAGCTGGCCCGTGTCCCCGTCGTGTTTCCCGGGCCCGGCGGCGTGGCCGTGGTCGTCTCACCCGATTCGATGCTGTGCCCGCCGGGATGGACGGGCGTCGTGACGTTGGACGGCGCCGCCCTGGTCACCGTGCCCGACGCCGCTCTGGCCGAGCCGTCGCGCGCCGCCCTGCTCGCCGGCCGTATGGATCTTTCCCTGCTTCCGGCCCTGCTTCCCGTCGGCGGCGTGCTGGGTCCGGCGACGCTCGCGTACCTCGACTCCGCTGACTTCACCCCTGCCCGCGCCGGCATCCGGGCCGAACGTCTGCCGCCGGGCCACCCGGACGTCGGCGGCCTGGTGGCCTCGGCGGGCGGACAGGACGCCGAGGAGAGCGGCGTGGAGGAGATCACCTCGGCGATCTGGGTGGTCCGCGATGGCAGGGACGTGGTCGCCGCCGCGGGGTACCGCCCGTGGCTGGACACGGCGGCGCAGCTGTCCGTCCTGACGGCCGCGCGGTGCCGCGGTCGTGGCCTGGCCCGCGTGGTGGCCTCGGCGGCGGTGGCCGGCGCGCTGGCCGACGGCCTGCTGCCGCAGTGGAGAGCGCGCACGGAGCCGTCGCGGCGGGTCGCCGGGGCCCTCGGGTTCCGGGAGTCCGGCGCGCAGATCAGCCTGCTCGTGGAGCGCTGA
- a CDS encoding VOC family protein codes for MACRISELVVDCHDPERLAAFWCEVLGFEVIERKDGWVEIGPPGIGFGGLQPTLIFEPVPEPKRGKLRLHIDVNPTDRDQEAELERLLKLGAVPADVGQTGEEDWHVLADPEGNEFCLLRRRL; via the coding sequence ATGGCCTGTCGCATCAGTGAACTCGTCGTCGATTGCCACGACCCCGAGCGGCTCGCCGCCTTCTGGTGCGAGGTGCTGGGTTTCGAGGTGATCGAGCGCAAGGACGGCTGGGTGGAGATCGGCCCGCCCGGCATCGGTTTCGGCGGTCTCCAGCCGACGCTCATCTTCGAGCCGGTGCCGGAGCCCAAGCGGGGCAAGCTGCGCCTGCACATCGACGTCAACCCCACCGACCGCGACCAGGAGGCCGAGCTGGAGCGCCTGCTGAAGCTCGGCGCCGTGCCGGCCGACGTGGGCCAGACCGGTGAGGAGGACTGGCACGTGCTGGCCGACCCGGAGGGCAACGAGTTCTGCCTGCTGCGCCGCCGCCTGTGA
- a CDS encoding helix-turn-helix transcriptional regulator, with protein sequence MTTGTRTRHTRREELAAFLRSRRERIRPEDVGLPPGLRRRTPGLRREEVAQLAGVGVTWYTWLEQGRPINASVQVLDAIARTLRLDAAEREHLYRLADLPEVADPAGDGEGLDAEVHTILRQLDPLPACVYSGRYDLLAWNAAYGTIFGSVVGRPRLERNVLWRVFTMPDCCCPLVNKDEELPQMVATLRAAFGRHVGEPAWTGFVTRLSAASPEFARMWAMHEVARPGVRMKLFKHSSVGLIRLTSTSMALAAPPETRVVVYTPMDDESRQRIEWLLAHPEAAHCSMHGDPVRG encoded by the coding sequence GTGACGACGGGGACCCGCACCAGGCACACCAGGCGTGAGGAGCTCGCGGCCTTCCTGCGCAGCAGGCGCGAGCGGATCCGGCCCGAGGACGTCGGGCTGCCGCCCGGGTTGCGCCGCCGTACGCCGGGGCTGCGGCGGGAGGAGGTCGCCCAGCTCGCCGGGGTGGGCGTGACCTGGTACACCTGGCTGGAGCAGGGCCGCCCCATCAACGCGTCGGTGCAGGTGCTGGACGCGATCGCCCGCACGCTGCGGCTGGACGCGGCCGAGCGGGAGCACCTCTACCGGCTGGCCGACCTGCCGGAGGTCGCCGATCCGGCGGGCGACGGGGAGGGCCTCGACGCCGAGGTGCACACGATCCTGCGCCAGCTCGACCCGCTGCCCGCGTGCGTCTACAGCGGGCGTTACGACCTGCTCGCCTGGAACGCCGCGTACGGCACGATCTTCGGGTCCGTGGTCGGCCGGCCGCGGCTCGAGCGCAACGTCCTGTGGCGGGTGTTCACCATGCCGGACTGCTGCTGCCCGCTGGTGAACAAGGACGAGGAACTCCCGCAGATGGTGGCGACGCTGCGGGCGGCCTTCGGCAGGCACGTGGGAGAGCCGGCGTGGACGGGCTTCGTCACCCGGCTGTCGGCGGCCAGCCCGGAGTTCGCGCGGATGTGGGCGATGCACGAGGTGGCCAGGCCGGGCGTGCGGATGAAGCTGTTCAAGCACTCGTCGGTGGGCCTGATCCGCCTGACGTCCACCAGCATGGCGCTGGCGGCGCCCCCGGAGACCCGCGTCGTCGTCTACACGCCCATGGACGACGAGAGCAGGCAGCGCATCGAATGGCTGCTGGCCCATCCGGAGGCCGCCCACTGCTCGATGCATGGCGACCCCGTCCGCGGGTAA
- a CDS encoding sirohydrochlorin chelatase gives MNEGHEDPPKLPIRERSPRLGTGRHRRPLPADLPPDAPALVLAVPGRAGDPVGPNGDVAMEVASVVRIDNPQIDLRIVSLADGGADLTKEFASIAAQRPADGPAAVVVPLVTGPHPRVLRAVREAVTQSEAAVKITDPLGPHPLLAEALHVRLAEAGLARADRMRLFNVSSPVDGIIVATAGGDEAARGADATAVLLAARLTLPVVPAALDGQPSVRDAAERLRNIGANRLAMVPYVIGPEADRDRITTAAESIGAGCAEPLGAHESVARMVCVRYGAAFGEIEGFDDLSD, from the coding sequence GTGAACGAAGGTCACGAGGACCCCCCGAAGCTCCCCATCAGGGAGCGCTCTCCTCGGCTCGGGACCGGCCGCCACCGCCGGCCGCTCCCCGCCGACCTGCCGCCCGACGCGCCCGCCCTGGTCCTCGCGGTGCCGGGCAGGGCCGGGGACCCGGTGGGCCCGAACGGGGACGTGGCCATGGAGGTCGCCTCCGTCGTCAGGATCGACAACCCGCAGATCGACCTTCGCATCGTCTCGCTGGCGGACGGCGGCGCCGACCTCACCAAGGAATTCGCCTCCATCGCCGCGCAGCGGCCCGCGGACGGACCTGCCGCGGTCGTCGTCCCGCTCGTCACCGGGCCCCATCCGCGCGTGCTGCGCGCCGTCCGGGAGGCCGTGACGCAGAGCGAGGCCGCGGTGAAGATCACCGATCCGCTCGGCCCGCACCCGCTGCTGGCCGAGGCCCTGCACGTGCGCCTGGCCGAGGCGGGCCTGGCCCGCGCCGACCGGATGCGCCTGTTCAACGTCTCCTCCCCCGTCGACGGCATCATCGTCGCGACCGCCGGGGGCGACGAGGCCGCCCGCGGGGCCGACGCGACCGCCGTCCTGCTGGCCGCCCGCCTGACGCTCCCGGTCGTCCCCGCCGCGCTGGACGGCCAGCCGAGCGTGCGCGACGCCGCCGAGCGCCTGCGCAACATCGGCGCCAACCGGCTGGCCATGGTGCCGTACGTCATCGGGCCCGAGGCCGACCGTGACCGGATCACGACGGCCGCCGAGTCGATCGGCGCCGGGTGCGCCGAGCCGCTCGGCGCGCACGAGTCCGTGGCCCGCATGGTGTGCGTCCGGTACGGCGCCGCCTTCGGCGAGATCGAGGGCTTCGACGACCTGTCCGACTGA
- a CDS encoding DUF2203 domain-containing protein, which produces MARIFTVDEARSLMPAVLEHARAFVAVRADLAELTHDLRQAGASPLGGLPEAKGLEARMDEILSWFDAEDIEIKGVAPLLVDFPAVLGEVSVRLCWLEGETALGWYHRSDLGFPGRRPLP; this is translated from the coding sequence GTGGCGAGGATCTTCACGGTCGACGAGGCCAGGTCGCTGATGCCGGCGGTGCTGGAGCACGCCCGCGCGTTCGTCGCCGTACGCGCCGACCTGGCCGAGCTCACCCACGACCTGCGGCAGGCGGGCGCCTCACCGCTCGGCGGACTGCCGGAGGCCAAGGGCCTGGAGGCGCGGATGGACGAGATCCTGAGCTGGTTCGACGCCGAGGACATCGAGATCAAGGGCGTGGCCCCGCTGCTCGTCGACTTCCCCGCCGTGCTCGGCGAGGTGTCCGTACGGCTGTGCTGGCTGGAGGGGGAGACCGCCCTGGGCTGGTATCACCGCAGCGACCTCGGCTTCCCCGGCCGCCGCCCGCTGCCCTGA
- the gdhA gene encoding NADP-specific glutamate dehydrogenase has translation MLHERLEAVYDNVLRRNAGETEFHQAVREVLESIGPVLGKHPEYAEQKIIERIFEPERQIIFRVPWEDDQGEVHINRGFRVEFNSALGPYKGGLRFHPSVYLGIIKFLAVEQIFKNSLTGLPIGAGKGGADFDPKGRSDREVMRFCQSFMTELYRHIGENTDVPAGDIGVGGREIGYLFGQYKRITNRYESGVITGKGLAYGGAQVRTEATGYGCAFFVQEMLKARGTSFEGKRTVVSGSGNVAIYAIEKVNELGGVVVACSDSSGYVVDEKGIDLDLLKQVKEVERRRLSAYAERRGGEAAYVAGRSVWEVPCEVALPSATQNEITGKDAEALVRGGCVAVGEGANMPTMPEGIRVFREAGVAFGPGKAANAGGVATSALEMQQNASRDSWTFEFSERRLQEIMTDIHDRCLETADAYGMPGDYVAGANIDGFRRVADAMLALGLI, from the coding sequence ATGCTGCACGAGAGGCTCGAGGCGGTCTACGACAACGTCCTGCGCCGCAATGCGGGTGAGACGGAGTTCCACCAGGCCGTACGCGAGGTGCTGGAGAGCATCGGCCCCGTCCTCGGCAAGCACCCCGAGTACGCGGAGCAGAAGATCATCGAGCGGATCTTCGAGCCGGAACGGCAGATCATCTTCCGGGTGCCCTGGGAGGACGACCAGGGCGAGGTGCACATCAACCGTGGTTTCCGGGTCGAGTTCAACAGCGCGCTCGGGCCGTACAAGGGCGGGCTGCGTTTCCACCCCTCGGTCTACCTCGGCATCATCAAGTTCCTGGCCGTGGAGCAGATCTTCAAGAACAGCCTGACCGGCCTGCCGATAGGCGCGGGCAAGGGCGGCGCGGACTTCGACCCGAAGGGCCGCTCCGATCGGGAGGTCATGCGCTTCTGCCAGAGCTTCATGACCGAGCTGTACCGGCACATCGGCGAGAACACCGACGTGCCCGCGGGGGACATCGGCGTCGGGGGCCGGGAGATCGGCTACCTGTTCGGTCAGTACAAGCGCATCACGAACCGGTACGAGTCCGGCGTGATCACCGGCAAGGGGCTGGCCTACGGCGGCGCCCAGGTCCGCACCGAGGCCACCGGCTACGGCTGCGCGTTCTTCGTGCAGGAGATGCTCAAGGCGCGGGGCACGTCGTTCGAGGGCAAGCGGACGGTCGTCTCGGGCTCGGGCAACGTCGCCATCTACGCCATCGAGAAGGTGAACGAGCTGGGCGGCGTCGTCGTGGCCTGCTCCGACTCCTCCGGCTACGTGGTGGACGAGAAGGGCATCGACCTCGACCTCCTCAAGCAGGTCAAGGAGGTCGAGCGGCGCCGCCTCAGCGCCTACGCGGAGCGCCGGGGCGGCGAGGCGGCGTACGTCGCCGGGCGCAGCGTGTGGGAGGTGCCCTGCGAGGTGGCGCTGCCGTCGGCGACGCAGAACGAGATCACCGGCAAGGACGCCGAGGCGCTGGTGCGGGGCGGCTGCGTCGCCGTCGGCGAGGGCGCCAACATGCCGACCATGCCCGAGGGCATCCGGGTGTTCCGGGAGGCCGGGGTGGCATTCGGCCCCGGCAAGGCCGCCAACGCGGGCGGCGTGGCCACCAGCGCCCTGGAGATGCAGCAGAACGCCAGCCGCGACTCGTGGACGTTCGAGTTCTCCGAGCGGCGGCTCCAGGAGATCATGACCGACATCCACGACCGCTGCCTGGAGACCGCCGACGCCTACGGCATGCCGGGCGACTACGTGGCCGGCGCCAACATCGACGGCTTCCGGCGGGTGGCGGACGCCATGCTCGCCCTCGGCCTCATCTGA